The Streptomyces rimosus genomic interval CCGGAAGGTTTCGCATTTCGCATGTCTGTTTCCACTGATCAGTCCGTCCTGCCCGCGGCCGACGAGCAGGCCCCCCAGCAGGACCAGGCCGTCGCCGAGACGGTGACCGAGGCGGCCGCCCAGGCCGAGTCCCCCGAGACGGCCGAGTCCCCCGAGGACGCCGCCCCGCAGATCACCTTCGCCGACCTCGGCCTCGACGAGAAGATCGTCCGCAAGCTGGCCGCGAACGGTGTCACCACCCCGTTCCCCATCCAGGCCGCGACCATCCCCGACGCGCTCGCCGGCCGCGACATCCTCGGCCGCGGCCGTACCGGCTCCGGCAAGACCCTCTCCTTCGGTCTGCCGCTGCTCAGCCGCCTGGCCGGCGGCCACACCGCGAAGAAGCGCCCGCGCGGCGTCATCCTCACCCCGACCCGTGAGCTGGCCATGCAGGTCAGTGACGCGCTGCAGCCGTACGGCGACGTCCTGGGCCTCAAGCTCAAGGTCGTCTGCGGCGGTACGTCCATGGGCAACCAGATCTACGCGCTGGAGCGCGGCGTCGACGTGCTCGTCGCCACCCCCGGCCGACTGCGCGACATCATCAACCGTGGCGCCTGCTCGCTGGACGACGTCGAGACCGCCGTCCTGGACGAGGCCGACCAGATGGCCGACCTGGGCTTCCTGCCCGAGGTCACCGAGCTGCTCGACCTGATTCCGTCCGGCGGCCAGCGGATGCTGTTCTCCGCCACGATGGAGAACGAGATCGGCACCCTGGTCAAGCGCTACCTGACCGACCCGGCGACCCACGAGGTCGACGCGGCCCAGGGCGCGGTCACCACCATGACCCACCACGTGCTGGTCGTGAAGCCGAAGGACAAGGCGCCGGTCACCGCCGCCATCGCCGCCCGCAAGGGCCGCACCATCATCTTCGTGCGCACCCAGCTCGGCGCCGACCGCGTCGCCGAGCAGCTCTGCGACTCCGGCGTGCGCGCCGACGCGCTGCACGGCGGCATGACGCAGGGCGCCCGTACGCGCACGCTGGCCGACTTCAAGGACGGTTACGTCAACGTCCTCGTCGCCACCGACGTCGCCGCCCGCGGTATCCACGTCGACGGCATCGACCTGGTCCTGAACGTGGACCCGGCCGGCGACCACAAGGACTACCTGCACCGTTCCGGCCGTACCGCCCGTGCGGGCCAGTCCGGCACGGTCGTCTCGCTGGCCCTGCCGCACCAGCGCCGCCAGATCTTCCGCCTCATGGAGGACGCGGGCGTGGACGCCTCGCGTCACATCGTCGGCGGCGCCGGCGCCTTCGACGAGGACGTGGCCCGGATCACCGGCGCCCGCTCGCTCACCGAGGTGCAGGCCGACTCGGCGACCAACTCCGCCAAGCAGGCCGAGCGCGAGGCCCAGGAGCTCTCCCGCGAGCTGGAGCGCGCGCAGCGCCGTGCGGCCGAGCTGCGCGAGGAGGCCAACCGCCTGACCGCCCGCGCCGCGCGCGAGCGGGGCGAGGACCCGGAGGAGGCGATCGCCGCCGCCGAGGCCGCCGTGGAGGAGGCCGCCGAGGCCGTCGTACCGGCCCAGGCCGCTCCCGAGGCCGACGAGGCGCCGCGCCGCTCCACGTACCGCGACGAGCGGGGCAACTACGAGCGCCGTGACCGCCGGGACAACGACCGCGGTGACCGTGGTGGCGACCGCGGTGGCTTCCGTCGTGACGACCGTTCCGGTGGCGGTTTCAACCGTGACCGCCGTGACGACCGCTCCGGTGGTGGCTTCAACCGTGACCGTCGCGACGACCGCTCGGGCGGCGGCTTCCGCCGTGACGACCGTTCCGGTGGCGGCTTCAACCGCGACCGCCGCGACGACCGCGGTGACCGTGGCGACCGGGGTGACCGTGGCGGCTTCCGTCGTGACGACCGCTCCGGTGGTGGCTTCAACCGTGACCGTCGTGACGACCGCTCCGGCGGTGGCTTCAGCCGCGACCGTCGTGACGACCGCTCGGGCGGCGGCTTCAACCGCGACCGCGGCGACCGCCCGAACCGTTCCTTCAACCGTGACGACCGCTCCGGCGGCCGCCCGGGCGGCGGCTACCGCTCCGGTGGCGGCGACCGTCCGTACAACCGCGACCGCCGCGACGACCGCCCCTCCTCGGGCGGCGGCTACCGCTCGGGCGGCGGCGACCGTCCGTACGGCCGCCGTGACGACCACCGCGGCCACGGCGCCGGCTCCTTCGGCCGCCGTGACGACAAGCCGCGCTGGAAGCGCAACGGCTGACGCGGGTCTGTGACATCGCGGGGCCCGCACCGTACTTCCGTACATCGTCACGGAAGCCGGTGCGGGCCCCGCGTCACAACTGCGGCTCCCGCACGGCCCGTTACCCGTACGCCGCGCCGCACACCGGGCCCGCCCGCCATCCTCGCCCCGAAGCGGACGCATCCGCTCCGGCCCTCCGATGGCCAATGCCTTCGGGCTGCGGCGGGTACGCGGGCTATGCTGCTCGGTGCGGGCCATTAGCTCAATTGGCAGAGCAGTGGACTTTTAATCCATTGGTTCAGGGTTCGAGCCCCTGATGGCCCACCGTCATCGGTTGAGGAAACCTCCTCTGACCTGCGAGGCAGCGACCCCATCGGCTCAGGCCGGTCGGGGCGCTGTTTCCTTTCCGGCCCGTGCGTGAGCGATGCGTGAGCGGGAGCGCCGGAGTCCTTGCCGACGGGTGTCTTCCGGCGACTCCTCGGAATGAGCTGCGCCGCCCTCTCGGCTATCTCACGGTCGAGCTCGGGCAGCAGACTCGTGTACGTGTCCGAGGTCAGGGCGATGGTGGAGTGGCGCAGGACCTCCTTCACTGTGTGGATGTCCCCGCCGCCTCCGTGGGTAAGGGTGGCCGCGACGTGACGCAGATCGCGGAGCGTGATCGGCGGCAGGTCCGTGGACGCCAGAATGCGGCGGAACGTCTCTGAGACGGATTCCGGGTGCAGGGGCGAGCCGTCTTCCTGGGTGAAGACCTTGCCCGAGTCCTGCCACGCGGAGCCCCACGCCAGGCGCTCCGCGTCCTGACGGGCCTTGTGGGCCCGCAGGACGCCCAGATTCAGGCTGTCGAGCGCGATCGTGCCGGCGCTGCCGTCGGTCTTGGGCTCGGACTCGTACGGAGCCCAGCCGTCCACCACGATCTCCTTGGCGGGCGTGATCAGCCCCGCCTCCAGGTCGATGTCCGTCCACTCCTGCCCGACGCCCTCACCGCGCCGCAGACCGCGTGTCCCCACGAGGTGGAAGAACGGGTACAGGCGGTCGCCCTCGGCGGCGTCGAGGAAGACACCGAACTGTGCCGGAGTCCACACCATGACGGGACTCGGCAGCGTGCCCGTCTCGCGCCACCGGC includes:
- a CDS encoding DEAD/DEAH box helicase, encoding MSVSTDQSVLPAADEQAPQQDQAVAETVTEAAAQAESPETAESPEDAAPQITFADLGLDEKIVRKLAANGVTTPFPIQAATIPDALAGRDILGRGRTGSGKTLSFGLPLLSRLAGGHTAKKRPRGVILTPTRELAMQVSDALQPYGDVLGLKLKVVCGGTSMGNQIYALERGVDVLVATPGRLRDIINRGACSLDDVETAVLDEADQMADLGFLPEVTELLDLIPSGGQRMLFSATMENEIGTLVKRYLTDPATHEVDAAQGAVTTMTHHVLVVKPKDKAPVTAAIAARKGRTIIFVRTQLGADRVAEQLCDSGVRADALHGGMTQGARTRTLADFKDGYVNVLVATDVAARGIHVDGIDLVLNVDPAGDHKDYLHRSGRTARAGQSGTVVSLALPHQRRQIFRLMEDAGVDASRHIVGGAGAFDEDVARITGARSLTEVQADSATNSAKQAEREAQELSRELERAQRRAAELREEANRLTARAARERGEDPEEAIAAAEAAVEEAAEAVVPAQAAPEADEAPRRSTYRDERGNYERRDRRDNDRGDRGGDRGGFRRDDRSGGGFNRDRRDDRSGGGFNRDRRDDRSGGGFRRDDRSGGGFNRDRRDDRGDRGDRGDRGGFRRDDRSGGGFNRDRRDDRSGGGFSRDRRDDRSGGGFNRDRGDRPNRSFNRDDRSGGRPGGGYRSGGGDRPYNRDRRDDRPSSGGGYRSGGGDRPYGRRDDHRGHGAGSFGRRDDKPRWKRNG